ATGCCAAGGCGCAATTCCGGTCACTAGCCGAGCCGTGGGCCGATACTGCGACCAGCACCGGGCGGCTGATGATTGCCGTGCTCGGTGGGCTGGCTGATGTCGAGCGTGATCTGATACGCACCCGCACGGCAGAAGGCAGGAGCCGCGCCAAAGAACGCGGGCAGCACATGGGCCGCCCTTCGAAGATGACCCCTCAGCAGGCAGCAGAGGCCCGCCAGAGGCGGCAGGACGGGGCAACGCTCAAGGAGCTGGCGGAAAGCTACAATGTCGGCAGGGCGACGATTTCGAGGCTGATAGCGGGAAGCTTCTAATTACCTAAGCAACTGAGAGAGACACGCTCATGGCTCAAATTGAAGAGCTCAAAATTGGGACAGCAGTCCTTTATCGCGACATCCTAGGCGAAGTTACTGCGGGGAAAATAGTCGGGCGTAGATTCAATGGGGGCGTGGAGGGAGATGTAGACCCGGATGGTTATCCGTATTCACCCGGCGAGGAGCCTGACCGAGTAAAAGTGGCCTTTTTGACAAAAGGAGTTCCACCGGAAGACATTAGCGTTTCTTGTTCACCCGATCAGATCGAGGTCAATTTGAACCCAACGTTCCGCTAAAGACCTGATGCCATAACGTCCATTATGCGATCTTTCCGACAGTCTTTTCAGAGTAATCCAGCAGTCCCCAGAGGCGATTCAGACCGCCGCAGCACTTTGACTTGGCCAGGGCTAGTATTCAACCCCTGCCGGCGGACAGCCAGGTGCACGCGATTACTTGCTAAAACCGTTGCAAACGGGTTCCCTTCGGCATGACCGATGCTACCGAATCGCCGCCGCCGAAAAGCCCGCAACCTGAGACACAACCGCCCCGCGTTAAGCCTCGGATCATCGCCGCCCCGAAGCTCGGGCAAATCTATTGGTGCGACTTCCCGCGCGACGCGCATTTGCCGGAGATGTGGAAGACCCGACCCGTGGTGGTGATGTCCTACAAAAATTCCCTGCACGGCCCTTGCCTGGTGGTGCCCCTCTCGACCGAACCACAAGGTAACAGCCCCTGGGCCTGGGAACTCTCATCTTCCTTAGACGGGCAACGCAGCTGGGTTGTGTGCAATCACCTGTACACGGTCGCGCCAAGCCGTTTTTCTCAGATCAGGGGGAAGATACCCAGCATCCCAAAAGCTGACTTCAACGAGGTGCTCAAACGGGTGCAGGAATGGCTTCCCCGCCCCTTTGATCTTGACAAATAAGGCCATTTGTCCTAATTATAGGTCATCGCGGCCCTGAGAGATTAGGTGACCGTTGCCCGAAAGGGAGTCAATTGCCAGGGGAGCCGTAAGGCTCCCCTTGGTTTTTAGCCCTACGGCTTCCGCCACTGATCTCGGCCACCAACCTTCGTGTTGCGCACGCGCTCCACTAAGATTTGCGCATTTGGATCAAGCTGTTCCGCGCGATCAATGGCCTTCCCCTGCGTAGGGGCTACAGCGCTTGCCCTCTTCGAATCTGGCTTCCTGACGGCGAAATCACCCCCCGGTCGCTGCTCGATAAATAACTTGTCCTTGGTCATGCTAGAACTCCGTTCGTGAAAATTCCTGCGTGGATCGACATCTAGAACAAAATCGACTAAATTACTACTAGATGTGGTTTATTCGGCCAAGAAGATAGATCATCGGCAAACCTTTTTGTAGCACCTCGTTTGGCTGGGGCGACTATTAGGCTCTTGCAGGCAGCCAGCCCGGCATGGGCGATTACTTTGATGCACGCCAGCTTTCGACAGCGGCCATCATTGCCGCTGCGGCTCCTATTACCGACACCACGACCAAAATTACCGTCCCGAATCGTTCCCACCAAATGCGGCGCCGTATTATGTTGCGAAGGTGGTTGCGTTGGATGTCACCGTTGCCGAGCCGGACAAGCATACCTTTGGCTTTCGCCTGATCATGATAAATCGCGCGAAGCTCTTCCGTGCTGAACAGCGAAACGTCATCACGCAAAGGCTGTTTCATTGGTTATCCGATTCCGGCAGCAGCGAAAGCTGACCTTGATCGCGAGAGCCCTTGAGGTGGTAGGCTTTAACAAAGGCCAGTCGATTGCCGTTGAACATGAAGCGAATATTGACGAAGAAAGTGCCGTCATAAGGCGTGTTATAGAGAAAGCCCTTTTCCAGCAGCTCCCGCATCCCTTTGTAGTAGATTGTTTTCGACTTCCCGGCAGTCAGGAACGACAACTCTATTTTGTCAGTTCCGGGTTTGTCTCTTAGAGCATTGTAGACCATTTCAAACATCACAAGCCCAGGCTTAGAGAGTTCGGCAGCTTGCTTAACGCCACTTAGAAACAGCTTTACAAAGCGTTCCTTGTCTACTTCCTCCCATTCATAGGCTACGGCGGTGCCGCGTCCCAGGACTTCTCCACTACCGTCATCGAGGACAACAAGCCCACGGTTTTCCTCACCGAGCTGACGGCGACGGGGGCTTTTGATCTCGCTTTCCGAAGGAATACTAGGGTTTGCGGTGTACACCGGCATTCCCCGCCGCTCGGCAATTATGATG
The sequence above is drawn from the Acidisoma sp. PAMC 29798 genome and encodes:
- a CDS encoding recombinase family protein, coding for MTETQQPRRIGYARVSTYGQTLDAQLEQLDADGCAKVFRETASGAQADRRELNRMLKALSPGDMVTVTRIDRLARSTFDLFAIVKRITDAKAQFRSLAEPWADTATSTGRLMIAVLGGLADVERDLIRTRTAEGRSRAKERGQHMGRPSKMTPQQAAEARQRRQDGATLKELAESYNVGRATISRLIAGSF
- a CDS encoding type II toxin-antitoxin system PemK/MazF family toxin, which codes for MTDATESPPPKSPQPETQPPRVKPRIIAAPKLGQIYWCDFPRDAHLPEMWKTRPVVVMSYKNSLHGPCLVVPLSTEPQGNSPWAWELSSSLDGQRSWVVCNHLYTVAPSRFSQIRGKIPSIPKADFNEVLKRVQEWLPRPFDLDK
- a CDS encoding DUF2188 domain-containing protein, encoding MTKDKLFIEQRPGGDFAVRKPDSKRASAVAPTQGKAIDRAEQLDPNAQILVERVRNTKVGGRDQWRKP